In the genome of Variibacter gotjawalensis, one region contains:
- a CDS encoding Lrp/AsnC family transcriptional regulator produces MTDLEHIDGFDRKILALLQADARLTNNDLSEKVNLSPSQCSRRRARLEAEGYIGGYRAVLSRERLGFGLVNVITVTLATHNRDNAVRFAELVKRLPEVQEAHALTGDMDYILKVVTRDLKALSEFVNGVLLPHDSVQHVKTAIVLDTLKEENALPL; encoded by the coding sequence ATGACGGATTTGGAGCATATCGACGGTTTTGACCGAAAAATCCTCGCGCTTTTGCAAGCCGATGCGCGACTTACGAACAACGATCTCTCGGAGAAAGTGAACCTCTCGCCCAGTCAATGTTCCCGTCGGCGCGCGCGCCTAGAGGCCGAGGGCTACATCGGCGGTTATCGCGCGGTGCTGTCGCGCGAGCGGCTCGGCTTCGGCCTCGTCAATGTGATCACGGTGACGCTCGCGACCCACAATCGCGACAACGCGGTGCGCTTCGCCGAACTCGTGAAGCGGTTGCCGGAGGTGCAGGAAGCGCACGCGCTCACAGGCGACATGGATTACATCCTCAAGGTCGTCACGCGCGATCTCAAGGCACTGTCCGAATTCGTCAACGGTGTGCTGCTGCCGCACGATTCCGTCCAGCATGTCAAAACCGCGATCGTTCTCGATACGTTGAAGGAAGAGAACGCGCTGCCGCTTTGA
- a CDS encoding 2-hydroxychromene-2-carboxylate isomerase — protein MSETIDYYFSMVSPWAYIGTKTFNAIVDRHKLNVNYKPVPLGRVFAETGGLPLGKRHPARVRYRILELQRWREKRGLNFHLRPKQWPFDGTLADCFVVAALADGHDVREFVARGMAAVWEDEVSYADGGELVKLANALKLPGEKLLEAAKSDAINARYEQNYAEAVKVDAFGSPCFVRDGEVFWGQDRLELLDDAITSGRAGFKNDAV, from the coding sequence ATGTCAGAGACGATCGACTACTACTTCTCCATGGTTTCGCCATGGGCGTATATCGGCACGAAGACGTTCAACGCGATCGTCGATCGTCACAAGCTCAACGTGAACTACAAGCCGGTCCCGCTCGGCCGCGTCTTCGCGGAGACCGGCGGACTTCCGCTCGGCAAGCGGCATCCGGCGCGGGTGCGCTATCGCATTCTCGAATTGCAGCGCTGGCGCGAGAAGCGCGGCTTGAACTTTCATCTGCGTCCGAAGCAGTGGCCGTTCGACGGCACGCTGGCCGATTGCTTTGTCGTTGCGGCACTCGCGGATGGTCACGACGTTCGCGAATTCGTCGCCCGCGGTATGGCCGCCGTGTGGGAAGACGAAGTCTCCTACGCGGACGGCGGCGAGCTGGTGAAGCTCGCGAATGCGCTGAAGCTCCCTGGCGAAAAACTACTCGAGGCCGCGAAAAGCGACGCGATCAATGCGCGCTACGAGCAGAATTACGCAGAGGCCGTGAAGGTCGATGCGTTCGGCTCGCCATGCTTCGTGCGCGACGGCGAAGTCTTCTGGGGCCAAGACCGCCTCGAATTGCTCGACGACGCGATCACGTCGGGCCGCGCCGGATTCAAGAACGACGCGGTCTAA
- a CDS encoding alpha/beta fold hydrolase: MPDLADLFPGYESHWIDTDAGRIFVRTGGKGPPLLLLHGHPQTNVMWHRVAPALAEKYSLILPDLPGYGWSAAPKAKPDHSPYDKRSMANAIIAVMEQLGHVRWKLAGHDRGGRVGYRMALDHPGRIEKLAVLDIVPTYNMWKDLDDNLAMKIWHWTFLAQPYPLPEKMVGGAPIDYWNLKSSKQSGTKDISCFDPRALAHYHTFFNDPTRIHALCEDYRAGQTRDLEFDSADRDAGNKITIPLFALWGDKGIPSEKTPLDVWRQWATNVSGHSLSCGHYLAEEKPEETQAALLKFFA; this comes from the coding sequence ATGCCCGATCTCGCGGATCTTTTCCCGGGCTATGAGTCGCATTGGATCGACACGGACGCTGGGCGCATCTTTGTGCGCACCGGCGGCAAAGGTCCGCCGCTGCTTCTGCTGCACGGCCATCCGCAGACCAACGTGATGTGGCACCGCGTCGCTCCGGCATTGGCGGAAAAATATTCGCTGATCTTGCCGGACCTGCCGGGCTACGGATGGTCCGCCGCGCCGAAAGCAAAGCCCGACCACTCGCCCTACGACAAACGCTCGATGGCGAACGCGATCATCGCCGTGATGGAGCAACTCGGCCACGTGCGCTGGAAACTCGCTGGGCACGATCGCGGCGGCCGTGTCGGCTATCGCATGGCGCTCGATCACCCGGGCCGTATCGAAAAGCTCGCGGTCCTCGACATCGTGCCGACCTACAATATGTGGAAGGATCTCGACGACAATCTAGCGATGAAGATCTGGCACTGGACGTTTCTCGCTCAGCCCTATCCACTGCCGGAGAAAATGGTCGGCGGCGCACCGATCGATTATTGGAATCTCAAATCGTCGAAGCAGTCCGGCACGAAAGACATTTCGTGTTTCGATCCGCGCGCGCTCGCGCACTACCACACCTTCTTCAACGACCCGACGCGCATTCACGCACTGTGCGAGGACTATCGTGCCGGCCAAACGCGCGATCTCGAATTCGACAGCGCCGACCGCGATGCCGGCAACAAGATCACTATCCCGCTCTTCGCGCTGTGGGGCGACAAGGGCATCCCGAGCGAGAAGACCCCGCTCGATGTGTGGCGCCAATGGGCAACGAATGTGTCCGGCCATTCGCTCTCCTGCGGGCATTACCTCGCGGAGGAAAAGCCGGAGGAGACGCAGGCAGCGCTTCTGAAATTCTTCGCGTGA
- a CDS encoding phosphotransferase family protein → MTEASRQETFSGTKEVAEALRFDTSRLEEYLAKHIPDFQGPLTVEQFKGGQSNPTYKLTTPGRAYVLRRKPPGKLLASAHAVDREYRAMAALYPQGYPVPKPYLYCEDESVTGTAFFVMGFGDGRILWEADMPTLSGPVERAQVFDAMNATLAQLHTYDPEKIGLGTFGRPENYVARQTDRWTKQYRLSETEKIDDMERLIEWLPKHLPPEPKAGVVHGDYRIDNMILDPEKPKVIAVLDWELSTIGDPLADFTYHMMQWSMPRGDGGPGSGSLLGLDLAKLGIPTKDEYIEAYSDRTGLDPRPYFDVYTAYNFFRLAGILQGIMGRVRDGTATSAHAAARGKMVRPLAAAGWDYAKRAGAK, encoded by the coding sequence ATGACGGAAGCCAGTCGCCAGGAAACGTTCAGCGGCACCAAGGAAGTGGCCGAAGCGCTGCGCTTCGACACCTCGCGGCTCGAAGAATATTTGGCGAAGCACATTCCGGACTTCCAAGGCCCGCTGACGGTCGAGCAGTTCAAAGGCGGCCAGTCGAACCCGACCTACAAGCTCACGACGCCGGGCCGTGCCTACGTTCTCCGCCGCAAGCCGCCGGGCAAACTGCTCGCCTCCGCGCACGCGGTCGACCGCGAATATCGCGCGATGGCGGCGCTCTATCCGCAAGGCTATCCGGTCCCCAAGCCGTATCTCTACTGCGAGGACGAAAGCGTCACCGGCACCGCCTTCTTCGTGATGGGTTTCGGCGATGGCCGCATCCTGTGGGAAGCCGACATGCCGACGCTGTCCGGCCCGGTGGAGCGCGCGCAGGTGTTCGACGCGATGAACGCGACGCTCGCGCAGTTGCACACATACGATCCCGAGAAGATCGGCCTCGGCACTTTCGGCCGGCCGGAGAACTACGTCGCGCGGCAGACAGATCGCTGGACGAAACAGTACCGCCTCTCCGAGACCGAGAAGATCGACGACATGGAGCGGCTGATCGAGTGGCTGCCGAAGCATCTGCCGCCAGAGCCGAAAGCCGGCGTCGTGCACGGCGACTACCGCATCGACAACATGATCCTCGATCCAGAGAAGCCGAAGGTGATCGCAGTTCTCGATTGGGAACTCTCGACCATCGGCGATCCGCTCGCCGACTTCACGTATCACATGATGCAATGGTCGATGCCGCGCGGCGACGGCGGCCCGGGCTCCGGCTCGCTCCTCGGCCTCGATCTCGCTAAGCTCGGCATTCCGACGAAGGACGAATACATCGAGGCGTATAGCGATCGCACCGGCCTCGACCCGCGTCCCTATTTCGACGTGTACACGGCGTATAACTTCTTCCGCCTCGCCGGCATTCTGCAAGGCATCATGGGCCGCGTGCGCGACGGCACCGCGACCAGCGCGCATGCCGCGGCGCGCGGCAAGATGGTGCGTCCGCTCGCCGCCGCCGGTTGGGACTACGCCAAGCGCGCCGGCGCGAAATAA
- a CDS encoding alpha/beta fold hydrolase, whose translation MLVLKIILGFVGVLVAAALVFFVANYAPEKPVDELKARWAKPPSQFVAIQGMQAHVRDEGPRDDPQPIVFMHGMGSSLHAWEDWVRLLKDKRRVITMDLPGYGLTGPAPDRNYGRDRDVAFVIAILDALSVKRAVWGGNSLGAGVSVAAALSHPDRVAKLILVDGGYPLFGGRSDPIGLRILETPGINALLRNTLPRFMIVSGMRAAWGDPNKITDENIDRAYELTQREGNRQAIIDRFGQRQRGASPSRLGEIKVPTLVMWGKKDGLIPVEAAHKLHAAIPGSQLVIFDELGHAPEEEDPAGTIGAVQKFLAE comes from the coding sequence ATGCTGGTGCTGAAGATCATTCTTGGTTTTGTCGGCGTGCTGGTTGCTGCCGCCCTCGTGTTCTTCGTCGCGAATTACGCGCCGGAGAAGCCGGTCGACGAACTCAAGGCGCGTTGGGCGAAGCCGCCGTCACAATTCGTCGCGATTCAGGGCATGCAGGCGCATGTGCGCGACGAAGGACCGCGCGACGATCCGCAGCCGATCGTCTTCATGCATGGCATGGGTTCGTCCCTGCACGCGTGGGAGGATTGGGTTCGGTTGCTGAAAGACAAGCGCCGCGTCATCACGATGGATCTGCCCGGCTACGGGCTGACCGGACCGGCGCCGGATCGCAACTACGGCCGCGATCGCGACGTCGCGTTCGTCATCGCGATCCTCGATGCGCTCAGCGTCAAACGCGCGGTGTGGGGCGGCAATTCGCTCGGCGCGGGCGTTTCGGTCGCGGCGGCGCTTTCGCATCCGGATCGTGTCGCGAAACTGATCTTGGTTGACGGCGGTTATCCGCTGTTCGGCGGACGCAGCGATCCAATCGGTCTGCGCATCCTCGAAACGCCCGGCATCAACGCGCTTCTCCGCAACACACTGCCGCGTTTCATGATCGTCAGCGGCATGCGCGCCGCGTGGGGCGACCCGAACAAGATCACCGACGAGAATATCGATCGTGCTTACGAGCTCACGCAACGCGAAGGCAATCGCCAAGCGATCATCGATCGCTTCGGCCAGCGGCAACGCGGTGCTTCGCCGTCGCGGCTTGGCGAGATCAAAGTTCCGACGCTCGTTATGTGGGGCAAGAAAGATGGGCTGATCCCGGTCGAGGCGGCGCACAAACTGCACGCCGCGATCCCCGGCAGCCAGCTCGTGATCTTCGACGAACTCGGCCATGCGCCCGAGGAAGAAGATCCCGCCGGCACCATCGGTGCCGTGCAGAAGTTTCTGGCGGAATAG